The nucleotide sequence TCTGCATTTGTATGCTGGAAATTTATTTGGAGGGATTGAGACCTATTTAGTGACATTAGCCAAGACTCAAACACTAATGCCACAAATGCAGCATGAATTCGGGCTGTGCTTTTCGGGGCGATTGATGAGTGAGCTTCAGCAGGCAGGCGCGATCGTGCATGAGCTGGGGGCGGTGAAAGTTCGCAAGCCTTGGACAGTGTGGGCAGCGAGATCGCGACTAAAAGCACTCTTGCGGCAAGGGTATTTCGATGTGGTGATTGCTCATGCTTGCTGGGTACAGGCAATCTTTGGAGCAGTGGTGAAAGCACAGAAACTGCCGCTAGTATTTTCTGCTCATGATACGGTATCGGGTCGTGGATGGTTAGAGCAATGGGCTAAAAGAACAGTTCCGCATCTAGTGATTGCGAATAGTGATTTCACTAGATCGACGCTCAAGCTTCTTTATCCATCGTCTCCTAGCTGCTTACTCTATCATCCGGTTTTAAATTCGGCTGATCCGGATCAAGCTTCATTGCGGCGATCGGTGCGATCGCAGTTTCAGACCCCCGATGATCAAGTTGTGATGATTCAGGCTTGCCGTTTAGAACCTTGGAAGGGGCATCGATTGTTGCTGTCAGCATTGGGACAACTTAAAGATGTGCCAAACTGGGAGACGTGGATTGTGGGAGGAGCACAGCGTTCGCATGAAAAAGCTTATCTAGCTTCGCTTCAGGCGGAAGCAAAAGCATTAGGGATTGATGGTCGCGTGAAGTTTCTAGGTCAGCGATCGGATGTACCAAACTTGTTAGCTGCTGCTGATATTCATTGTCAACCGAATAGTGGAGGAGAGCCGTTCGGGATTGCTTTTATTGAAGCACTGTATGCTGGACTGCCTATTGTTACAACTGCGATCGGGGCTGCACCAGAAATTGTGAATGATACTTGTGGGTGTTTAGTACCTGCGGGAGATCCAAGCGCGATCGCTCAAGTTCTAAAGCGATTAATGACGGACGCAACAGAGCGCGATCGGCTGTCGCAAGGTTGTGTCGATCGAGCAGTCGCGCTTTGTGATCCAGCACAACAATTAAGTAAGCTATGTAAAATTCTCAGCCTAGAGCTTTCACTTGAAGCTCCGGTACAAACACCAAAGCTAACGACTCGCTGATTTTATGGTAAAGCTTTCTCTCAATGGGAAAACTACGATCGACATTTTGTATCGTTTTTGAGCACTTGCATGAACAAACTACTCACAGCTACTCTTACCAGTGCCTTTCTGCTCTTAGGGGCGGCAAAAGCTTCTGCTCTTACCGTTCTCTACGATGGCTCTGCGGGCAATTTTCCAACGAATCAAGGCTGGTTTTCAAATGGAACTGGCTCTCAATCTTTTAGTAGTGGCGGCACAATTCTCGATACAAATGGTAGTAGTGGAACGGACTTTAGTATCCGAACTGGCTACGCTCGGACTCCTGGTTTGGCTCCCTTGGGTGTCAGCTTAGACGCAAATAGCGGATTTAATTTGCGGTTTGATTTGGAATTGCTGAATGAGGCTCGTAATAGCGCAGCGTCAAACAATACGGCAGTCGATAACACCGACGATCGTGCAGGTTTGAGCATTACTGTGATCAGTTCTGATGCTTCAAAAGCGATCGAGCTTGGATTTTGGACAGATCGAATTTGGGCGCAGCAAGATGGGGCAGTCAAAGCTGATCCAAGTACAACAAATCTTAATCCACCCACACCCATTAGCCCAAGTGGAACGCGGTTCACTCAAGCAGAAGGAGCTGCTTTTAATACGCAATCAAGCGTGAATCGTTATGACTTGTCGTTTTTAGGCAATAGCTATTTTCTCTATGTTAATGGCGATTACAGCACACCTCTACTCACAGGACGTTTGCGGGACTACCGACCCGAAGCTGCTTTTGGAGGAGTCTCAGCTATCTATGCAGCGCCTAACTCTGTGTTTATAGGAGATAATACAACTTCTGCAAGAGGGAGCTTTAGGCTAAATCAGGTCGAGTATTCTCCAACGCCAGTTCCTTTTGCGTTTAATCCATTGTTGGGGTTTGGTGTGATTGGACTGACTAGATTGCGTAAGATAATTGTCAAAAGGGCTAAACGTTAAGAGGGTTAGAAACGGTCAGCGCCCAAAGCTCTCAGCACAGATGCCAGGAAATCAAACCAAGCATCAGATCAAGTTAGCCTCACTTGGCGCAGGCTCCATCGTGGGAAAGCTGCGTTTCAATCACGATCGTTTCATAGTTTAGTTTTTGCAAAACTTCAGTGAGCAATTGTTTAGCGCTGTTGTTGGCTGATTCGAGAATATTGCTTTCACAAGCTTCTTGGCGGATGGCTGCGATCGCTTTGAGTTGCGCTTCTTCTTCCAGTTCGGCAGAGGCTTTGGGGGCAAACCATTCACTATAGTTTGCCAGAATGGTCGAATGTCCCACGTTTAGCCCGATGTCTCGAAGGTAAGGTGCAGGCAGCACTAGATGAACTTTACCCGGACTTACAGATTTCACTTGCAACTGTTTCAGATCAATCCCTGCTTGCACTTGGGATACGCCTTCGTAAACCAGGTTGGTTTGTCCAACTTGTAAGCCAAACACGTCACTCGGTTTTTCAATACGGATGGTCGCTTTAGCTGTCATTGTCGCTGAGGTGAGTTGATCTGCGTTTTGCAGTCCTGAGAAGATAAGATTTCTCAGCTCAACCGTGGTTGCGGAATGCGGTAGGAACTGTAAACCAAATAGACCGAGCATCAGAAGCACGATCGCGCTCACAATCAGCCACTTAAATTTCTCAACGATCGGATTGATCACCGTTTCCACACTTTGACTCAGCAACGCGTCCCAAAACCGCATAACCCTGCTCCTAAACTCCAGTGCTATTGGTGATTCTAGCTGAGAATAAGTTTGCCCGTTGTTAAGTACGCCGAGATCGATTCCATTTTGCAGTAGACTGAGCAAGACGCGATCGAACTTCAATAAAATGACAGGCTCTAAGATTGGTGTAGCAGTTGTTGGAACGGGATTTGGGCAGAAAGTTCACATTCCTGGACTTCAAGCACATCCACGGACTGAAGTGGTTGCAATCTATCATCGAGACGCACAAAAAGCACAGGCGATCGCACACGCTCATCAAATTCCTCACGCTTGCTCAACGATCGAGGAAGTTCTGGCACTGCCAAACCTTGATGCTGTCAGCATCTCAACGCCGCCATTTTTGCATTTCGACATGGCAAAAACGGCGATCGATGCCGGGAAACATTTGCTGCTAGAAAAACCCACCGCATTAAACGTGATTCAAGCAAAAGACTTGTATCGTCGATCGCTAAAGAATCGCGTTGTTACCAGCATGAACTTTGAGTTCCGTTTCGTTCCCGCTTGGCAGCATTTCGCGGATTTGCTCGCGCAAGATTACGTCGGACAGAAACGCTTAATCAAAATCGATTGGCTCGTCTCTAGTCGCGCTGATGCCTCTCGCCCCTGGAATTGGTACGCCTGCAAAGATCAAGGCGGCGGTGCGTTGGGCGCACTCGGCTCTCATACGTTTGATTACATCACGTGGCTGTTTGGTGAAGTCGATCGCTTAACTGCCAGTCTCAGTACCGCCATTTCGAGCCGTTTTGATCCCGCTACAGGCGAACTCAAACCCGTCGATTCCGATGACACTTGTAATGTCACGCTGGAACTGATAGATGGAACTCCCTGCCAAATCTGTATCAGTTCCGTTACCGCTCAAGGACGGGGACACTGGATTGAGGTGTATGGCGATCGCGGCACTCTCATTCTCGGCAGCGACAATCAGAAAGACTACGTTCACGGATTCAAGCTCTGGGGCGCCCCTATAGGACAAGAACTCGTAGAACTCGAAATTCCGCCGCACTTTGCGTTTAAGCAAGTGTTTGCAGATGGACGCATCGCGCCGTTTATCCGCGTCGTTGATCAATGGGTGTTGGGGATCGATCGCCAAGAGTCCCTTTCACCTTCCTTAAAAGAAGGCGTATATTCACAACTCCTGATGGATCTCGCGCACGAATCAAACGAGACTGGAACTTGGGTGAACGTACCGCAATGGTAAAGAGGTTAAATCTCCTCATCAGGTGCGACCTCTAAATACAAGCGAATGAACTCCGATGCCGCCTTCGGATTCACTGACTTTAACGCCTTATAAATTTCAACTACAACTTCAGCTAATGGATCACGCTCACCCCGGAGCCAGCGACTGAAGTTCGATCGATTCACCCCCATCATCGCCGACAGTTGATATTGCGTGATGCTGTGGGATTCAAGCACCTGCCTTAATGCGCTCCCTGCTCTTGACATAGTCTGCTCTGCATAACAGTGGATGCTTTGACTATATCGGTTTTTAACCTCTGTGCAAATAAATTGAATCGCACCTATGGTAGTCGAAGTATTTTTTAGGTGAGTCGATGTCTCAGCCACGCGCCCAATAGCGGCAAGGCAATCCGATAGCCCAACTCAGCTCCGTACACCAAACCCTTCTGCTCTAAGCTTGCTAGCGCTCCTTGCAGCCCGCCCCCCCGCGACAGATTGTGCTTCTGAATATACTCGCGGGCATGAGGGCTATCTGTCGGATCAAGCGCCAAGCTTTCTAGCACCCGGACTTGGCTATACGGCAACAGCAAAATCAGCGACTCAAACGTTACCGAAAGATCTTGAATCAGCCCGATCGCAGCGCGATCGACATGATGCGGCTGAATCACGGTGACTGGCTCAAAATTCTTGCGAACCGCTTCACGTTTGCCATACTCCAGCCAAATCCGCCGCGCCAGCGTAATCGCATCGCCAAAATGCCCCTGCACATAGTTGAGAAACAGCACTAAGCTCTCTGGTTCAAGCTCTAACCGCTCAGTCAGCATCGCTTGAGCAATCCAAGTTTGCATCGTTTTATTCGATATGGGACTTAGCGACACGACTGGCAATTCTTTCGTCTCTGTCCAACGCTCTGCCACAGTTGCGATCAGCGCATAGCTCACCCGACTCTGCCGCCGGACTTCCTGACGTAAATACTGCTCCCATTTATTCGACCGATCGAATGACCTCAGATGCGGAAAGTTCAGAAATACAATCACCACCCGACTGTCAAACCATTCTGCTAGGGCTTGTGGCAGCCTCAAAAGCGCCTCAAACAAAGCCCATTCCTTACCCGGTGACGAATGCCAGATAATCTGGGATCTGCCGCCCGTCGATCGCAAAATGAACGGATGATCTTTACTCCAGCGATCGATAAAGGTCAGCTCTTCGGGAGATTCAAACGTCGTGACGATCGCGTCTGCAAGTAACTGCAAGAATCGGCAATAATTTGTAGCGCGGAGACAGTCGATTTCTAGCACTTTTGCGCCACAATCACGAGCCGCCGCTCGAATCAGAGTACGCCGACCAATTCCGGGCACACCTGCTAAGAGCAGATCGCGATCGCTGAGCAAAATTCGACTGACTTGATCGAGTTCTTGATCTCGCCCGATTAACTGAGGGGGAAGAAACGGATGGCTCACCATTATTTAAAGTCGCAAATCTGCACTGCTCAATCTGTAACCTGCTCAATCTGTAACCTGCTCAATCTGTACCTTCAGACGCTTCACACCGGTATCCTGAAACGGTATTGTCTAGATTTTATAACGGATTTGGAAAAAATACTAATTGCTAGTGCTATGCTTTGTCTGTTGGGCACTATGTTAAAGTGCCACACGGCAGTTATCCCATAACTTCTGAGTCTCTTATGTCTGGTCATTCACTTCCGTCGCCAACCACAGCTTGGCATACCTTAGATACCACCCAATCGCTCTCAACCCTGAAAAGCGATGTCCAGTCGGGTTTAAGTGAACAAGAGGCGGCACTCCGCCTGGATCAATACGGAACCAACGAGCTAGAGGAATCTGGCGGTCGTAGCCCGTGGGAAATCTTGATCGATCAGTTCAAGAACGTCATGTTGCTGATGCTGATTGGTGTCGCTCTCGTCTCTGGAATTCTCGATCTGATCGCACTAACGCAGAACAATCTCAAGCCTGGTGAAGTGCCTTTTAAGGATACGATCGCGATTCTGGCGATCGTCGTGCTAAATGGTGCATTAGGGTATGTTCAGGAGAGCCGCGCTGAAAAAGCGTTAGCAGCACTTAAGCAACTTTCGTCGCCGAGGGTACGTATCCTGCGGGGAGGACGAGTCACCGAGGTCGATTCCAAGTATCTGGTGCCGGGTGATGTGATGCTGGTGGAAGCAGGGGTTCAGGTGGCGGCAGATGGGCGGATTCTCGAAGCGGCAAACCTGCAAATCCGAGAAGCAGCACTCACCGGAGAAGCCGAAGCCGTCAACAAAAACGCCAAGATTACGGTCAGAGAGGATGCGATGCCTGCCGATCGGATCAACATGATCTATCAAGGCACTGAAGTAGTCAACGGTCGCGGCACGGTGGTAGTGACCGGAACCGGAATGCGAACGGAACTCGGAAAAATTGCTGCACAAATTCAGGGTGTGGAATCGGAGCCGACTCCGTTGCAGAAGCGGATGGATCAGTTGAGTAAAGCGCTAGTGACAGGGGCACTGGTACTGGTGGCGATCGTCGTGATCGGTGGCTTGATTATTACTCGCGATTTCAGCAAACTGCAAAACTTGCTGCAAACCTCGCTCAGTATGGCGGTGGCAGTCGTGCCAGAAGGCTTGCCTGCGGTCATTACAGTAACGTTGGCGATCGGAACTCAGCGCATGGTGCGTCGGCAAGCGTTGATTCGGAAGCTGCCTGCGGTAGAAACGCTGGGGTCTGTGACGACGATTTGTTCTGATAAAACCGGGACTTTGACCCAGAACAAAATGGTGGTGCAATCGCTGCATACGATTAGCTCCAGTCCAAAGATTACAGGTGAAGGCTATGCACCCGACGGCGAATTTCTGCTCAATGGATCGAGAATTATTCCCGCAGATCAGCCGGAATTGAGAGCCTTGCTTCTCGCTTGTACCTTGTGTAACGATTCGATTCTGCAACAAGAAGGCGGACAGTGGATTATTATCGGTGATCCAACTGAGGGAGCGTTGTTAACGGCTGCGGCGAAAGCAGGATTAGAGCGCGATCAGTGGAGCAGCAAACTTCCGCGGGTTTCAGAGTTTCCGTTCTCGTCCGATCGCAAACGCATGAGTGTGATCGTCAAAGATGCCGCAGGCTTACTGCAATCGGAAACAGACTTTCTCTCTACGCCTTTCTTGATGTTCACGAAAGGATCGCCAGAAATTGTTCTAGAGCGCTGTCATCAGATTCAGATTGGCGATCGCGTCGAGCCAATTACTCAAGCTCAGCGCGCTCAGATTCTTCAGCGCAACAATGAACTTGCTGGAAACGGTCTGCGGGTCTTGGGATTCGCTTACAAGCCTCTGAAAGAAGTGCCGCCAGAAACTGCCGACGAAGCTTCAGAGCAAGGATTAGTCTGGTTAGGCTTGGTGGATATGCTCGATGCGCCGCGTCCTGAAGTGCGCGAAGCGGTGAAGCGATGCCGCACCGCAGGCATTCGTCCGGTAATGATTACTGGAGATCACCAACTGACCGCCAGCGCGATCGCACAGGATCTGGGCATTTCCAAACCCGGAGATGAAGTGCTAATTGGGCGCGAACTTGAAGTGATGAGCGACCAAGAACTCGAACAGAACGTCGATCGCGTCAGTGTGTATGCGCGGGTTGCACCGGAACACAAGCTGCGGATTGTAAAAGCGCTCCAGCGTCGGGGACAAATTGCCGCAATGACCGGAGACGGAGTAAATGATGCCCCTGCACTGAAGCAAGCAGACATCGGGATCGCAATGGGAATTACCGGAACCGATGTGAGTAAAGAAGCTTCGGATATGGTGCTGCTGGATGATAACTTTGCGACGATCGTCGCTGCGACCGAAGAAGGGCGCGTGGTTTATACCAACATTCGCCGCTTTATCAAGTACATTCTGGGATCGAACATTGGGGAAGTGATTACGATCGCCGCTTCAGTGGTGTTAATTCCAGCCGTCGCTGCCACCGGAAGCGTCCCGCTCACACCGCTACAAATTCTGTGGATGAACCTTGTAACCGATGGGTTACCTGCGTTGGCGCTGGCGGTTGAACCGGCAGAACCGAACGTGATGAACCGTCCGCCGAACAATCCGGGAGAAAGCATTTTTGCGCGCGGCTTGGGGACGTACATGATTCGGATCGGGATTGTGTTAGCGATTCTCGCGATTTCAACGATGGTCTGGGCGTACAATTACACGACGACAAACTTCGGCGGCAACTTGGATGCCGATCGCTGGAAAACGATTGTGTTTACGACTCTATGTCTCGCACAGATGGGACACGCGATCGCAATTCGCTCCAACAATCGATTAACGATCGAACTGAATCCGTTTACCAATCTCTATGTTTGGGGCGCGGTGATTTTGACTTCGATTCTGCAATTGTTGTTAGTGTATGTTGCGCCGCTACGCGCCTTCTTCGGCACACACTATCTACCGTTCAACGAATTGATGGTTTGTGTGGGTGTGAGTGCATTGATGTTTGTGTGGATTGAACTAGAGAAGTTATTCTTCCGGTTCTATTTCAGCCAGAAGCGCTAAGTTCAATTTCTCATCAGCCTTAAGCCGCTCTCAGATCGAGGGCGGCTTTTATGCTTGATTTGATACACTTGGGAAGAATTCGGGGATTATCCGAATTCCGAATGCTCAGTTCTGTCGCTTATATGTATCTGCGCTCCCTGCATCTTCGCAATTTTCGTAACTATCACGACCAGCACATTGATTTTACGGCTGCAAAAACGATTCTGCTCGGCAACAATGCTCAGGGAAAGTCGAATTTGCTGGAAGCGGTGGAGCTATTGTCTTCGCTAAAATCGCATCGAACTTCCCGCGATCGTGATTTGATTTACGACGGTGAAACGCTGTCTCAAATCACCGGAAACTTAAAGCGCGAAATTGGAGAAATTGAGCTAAGCATGACGCTGCGCGAAAGTGGGCGGCGATCGGTCGCGCAAAATGGGGTATCAATGCGGCGACAACTCGATTTTCTCGGCACGTTAAACATGGTGCAATTTTCTAGCTTAGACCTGGACTTAGTGCGGGGAGGGCCGGATCAGCGTAGACATTGGATTGATGCGCTCTTAGTTCAACTTGAGCCGATTTATGCGTATGTGCTGCAACAATATAACCAAGTGCTGCGGCAGCGAAATGCTTTACTCAGAGCGCGATTAAAAGAGGAAAGTGAAGGCAGAGCCGTTTCATCACCGGATTTAGCGCTGTGGGATGCTCAGTTAGCGATCGCCGGATCAAGAGTAATTCGACGGCGTGCGAGAGTGTTAGGTCGATTAGCGCCGTTTGCGGAACAGTGGCATCAAGCAATTAGTGGTAGTACGGAAAAGTTAGAGATTCACTATGCGCCGAATGTTACTGCTGAGACGGATACGCCGGAAGCGTTGCAGCAGGCATTTTTAGAGAAAATTCAGGCAAGAGCGATCGCAGAACAACATCAAGGAACGACGTTAGTGGGAGCGCACCGGGATGAGGTGGAGTTTTTGATTAATCAAACGCCTGCTCGTCAGTATGGTTCACAGGGTCAACAACGGACTTTAGTTTTAGCGTTGAAGTTAGCAGAGCTTAAATTGATTGAAGATGTGATCGGAGAGCCGCCGCTTTTATTGTTAGATGATGTGTTGGCGGAATTGGATTTAAACCGACAAAATCAATTGTTAGAAGCGATTCAGGATCGGTTTCAGACCTTGATTACCACAACACATCTAGGATCGTTTGATGCTCAATGGATAGATTCAGCACAGATTTTAGAGGTGAAGGCGGGACAACTTTATCAAGCGTGAGCTGGGTTCTCTCACTGCGTTTGAGTTGTCGGGAAACGAACTGATTGTATGAATCTCATACCAAATTGATCTTTAATCGCTACAGCTCTTGCAAGCCCCCTAGATCCCCCATTTGGGGGACTTCAAGCCAAAGAAGAAGATTGGATTCTCAAAGTCCCCCAAAATGGGGGATTTAGGGGGCACGACTGGACATCAACGAAGCGAAAAATCCGCCGAACTCAGGTATCTATTAACTCTCCAACATCTGCAAGTGATACAAGCTGGCGTAGAGTCCACCCAAATCTAAAAGCTCGTCGTGCGTTCCCGATTCGACAAGCTGACCGCGTTTTAATACCAAGATGCGATCGACATTCCGAATCGTCGAAAGTCGGTGAGCAATAATGATCGCAGTGCGATTCACTAGCAATCGTTCTAACGCTTCTTGGATCAGGGCTTCGGTTCCGACATCTAAGCTGGCGGTCGCTTCGTCCAAAACGAGAATTCTCGGATCGCGGATCGCTGCGCGAGCAAATGCAAGAAGCTGTTTTTGCCCGCCAGAGAGATTCGTGCCGCGCTCCCGCAGCATGGTGTCGTAGCCCTGGGGCAATTGTTCGATCAAGCGATCGACATTGGTTTGCTCAGCCGCCGATCGAACTTGCTCAAAGCTGTAAGATTCTCCTAGCGTGATGTTGCTCTTCACATCCCCTGCAAACAGAAAGCCATCTTGCAAAATAATCGCCATTCGTCGCCGCAGTTCTGCCTGAGGCAAATCGCGAATATCTACTCCATCCAGTAAAATTCTGCCTCTAGTGGGGTCGTACAACCGACTGAGTAAGCGAATGATCGAGCTTTTCCCGGCTCCGGTCGGTCCAACTAACGCAACTTGCTCACCCGGACGAATCGTGAAATCGAGGTTTTGCAGCACATATTCATCCGACTTGTAGGCGAACGAGACGTTTTCAAAGCGGATTTCACCTTCGTTTTTAGAAGGAGGAATATGTCCGTCTGCCCGATCGCGAATCTCGATCGGTTCCGTCAAAATCTCGCTGACGCGCTCAACTGCGGTAAATCCGGCTTGAATTGCGGTGAATTTTTCGGCAAACTGACGCAACGGATCAAACAGACGTTGAGCATACAGAATAAAGGTTGAAAGCACCCCAAAGTTGAGATTTCCACCTGTGACGAGCCAGCCACCAACCCCAAGAACGCCTGCGATCGCAACAAGCGAAACCCATTCCAAGGTGGCAGAAACCGCAGAATCGTGAAAGATCGTGCGATCGACTTCTTTGATATAGCGCTTATTCACAGTGCGATATAGTTCACTGTTAAATTGCTCTCGTCGGAACAGTTGCACCACTCCAATTCCAGTGATGTTCTCTTGCAACATCGAATTGAGTTCCGAAAGTTCCTCACGCGCTCGATAGTTCGCTTTGCGGTACTGCTGCTGAAAATACACAATCAATCCCGTCACCGGAATCAGCATGGAAATCAACAGTAACGCCAGTTGCCACTGAATCAGGAACATTGCGCCCGCGATAAACAGCATCGTTGCCAGATCGCCAATGACCCCGATCGCACCTGTTGAAAAGACTTCTCCCAAAGCTTCGACATCACTGGTGAGGCGCGTGATTAACTTCCCAACTGGAGTGCGATCGAAGAATCGCACCGCCAACGAAGTCACATGAGTAAACAAATCACTCCGAATATTCGCAGTAATTCGCTGACCGACATTCTGAACTAAGAAGCCCTGAGCCGCATCGAACACCAATCGAAGTAAGACGGTCGCAAGCAATAAAAGCGCTAGAGCATTTAATCCAGTTTCCAGAGAGAAGTCGCGCAAAAAACCAAAGGGAAAATCGAAGGCGGAAGGTTCACGCTTCAACAGAGAAACTGCTTTACCAATCAGAATCGGCTGTACGGTGCTGGCGATCGCTGACGGAACCAGAAACACCAGCGACAGCAGCAAAAATCGCGCATTCCGACGGGCGTAAGGCGCAAGGCTGAGAAATAAACGCCAGTCAGTTTGTTGGGGGCGGCGAGAAGAAATCATACGATCGCGGCAGTAAGTTGATTCCGAATTTGATCAATAACGTGACTCACGTTGTCCGTATCCAGCCGATAGCTTAAGGGGTGAGCAATCAGCCGCGCTGTACTGTGAAACAACACATCGATTTCGATCAGTCCGTTTTCTCGCAGAGTGTTTCCAGTGGCGACTAGATCGACGATCGCTTCTGACATTCCCGTAATTGGGCCTAACTCGACTGATCCGTAAAGCGGCACGATTTCGACCGGCAAATCTAAGTTCTCAAAATACTCACGGGCGCAGTGAACAAACTTAGATGCCACACGACCATGCAGCGGCAATTCTAACGACGATCGATAATGACTCGAAGCCTTCACCGCAACCGACATCCGGCACTGCCCAAACCCTAAATCCACCAGATGCGCCACATTCGGCGTTTTTTCTCGTAGCACGTCATAACCCACGATTCCAAGCTGTGCCTGCCCGTATTCGACATACACCGGAACATCTGCGTTCCGCACTAATAAGGCTTTCGCGGTTCCGGTTGGGTCTGTAATTTGCAGTTGTCGATTGCCAGGTTCGAGAAACGCGCTAAAATCTAGCCCGATCGCGTTTAATAACCGAATACTGTCTTTTAATAATCCGCCTTTCGGCAATGCAACCGTCAACATACATCAAACTCTTTAAGAGAAATGTCAGAATCTATATCTTAGATCCGGATCGATTCTTTTTCCTTTAAGTCTTGGGGCATGAAAATTCTGCTGGTCGATGATGAAATTGAAATGGCTGAACCACTGAGCCGTTCGTTGACCCGTGAAGGGTATGAGGTGGATGTCGCGCAGGATGGCGATCGTGGCTTACAGC is from Cyanobacteria bacterium FACHB-DQ100 and encodes:
- a CDS encoding ABC transporter ATP-binding protein; translation: MISSRRPQQTDWRLFLSLAPYARRNARFLLLSLVFLVPSAIASTVQPILIGKAVSLLKREPSAFDFPFGFLRDFSLETGLNALALLLLATVLLRLVFDAAQGFLVQNVGQRITANIRSDLFTHVTSLAVRFFDRTPVGKLITRLTSDVEALGEVFSTGAIGVIGDLATMLFIAGAMFLIQWQLALLLISMLIPVTGLIVYFQQQYRKANYRAREELSELNSMLQENITGIGVVQLFRREQFNSELYRTVNKRYIKEVDRTIFHDSAVSATLEWVSLVAIAGVLGVGGWLVTGGNLNFGVLSTFILYAQRLFDPLRQFAEKFTAIQAGFTAVERVSEILTEPIEIRDRADGHIPPSKNEGEIRFENVSFAYKSDEYVLQNLDFTIRPGEQVALVGPTGAGKSSIIRLLSRLYDPTRGRILLDGVDIRDLPQAELRRRMAIILQDGFLFAGDVKSNITLGESYSFEQVRSAAEQTNVDRLIEQLPQGYDTMLRERGTNLSGGQKQLLAFARAAIRDPRILVLDEATASLDVGTEALIQEALERLLVNRTAIIIAHRLSTIRNVDRILVLKRGQLVESGTHDELLDLGGLYASLYHLQMLES
- a CDS encoding ATP phosphoribosyltransferase, which encodes MLTVALPKGGLLKDSIRLLNAIGLDFSAFLEPGNRQLQITDPTGTAKALLVRNADVPVYVEYGQAQLGIVGYDVLREKTPNVAHLVDLGFGQCRMSVAVKASSHYRSSLELPLHGRVASKFVHCAREYFENLDLPVEIVPLYGSVELGPITGMSEAIVDLVATGNTLRENGLIEIDVLFHSTARLIAHPLSYRLDTDNVSHVIDQIRNQLTAAIV